The following are from one region of the Salicibibacter kimchii genome:
- a CDS encoding adenylosuccinate synthase, whose protein sequence is MSSIVIVGTQWGDEGKGKITDYLSENAEVIARYQGGNNAGHTIKFDGETYKLHLVPSGIFSDEKICVIGNGMVIDPKALVEELEGLKARGIETSNLRISNRAHVILPYHIKQDIAEEESKGASKIGTTKKGIGPAYMDKAARVGIRICDLLEKDAFADKLARNLQEKNRLLEKMYETEGFRVEDILDEYYDYGQRLADYVCDTSVVLNDAIDQGRRVLFEGAQGVMLDIDQGTYPFVTSSNPIAGGVTIGSGVGPSKIHHVVGVSKAYTTRVGDGPFPTELTDEVGDRIRDIGKEYGTTTGRPRRVGWFDSVVVRHARRVSGITDLSLNCLDVLSGLDTVKICVAYEYRGERMEEFPASLNVLAECKPIYEEMPGWKEDITEARSLGDLPPPARHYAERIAQLTNIPLSVFSVGPDRTQTNEVRGVWGL, encoded by the coding sequence TTGTCATCCATCGTTATCGTGGGAACACAATGGGGGGACGAAGGCAAAGGAAAGATTACGGATTATCTATCGGAAAATGCGGAAGTGATTGCTCGTTATCAAGGGGGCAACAACGCCGGGCATACGATTAAGTTTGACGGTGAAACGTACAAATTGCACCTCGTGCCCTCCGGGATTTTTTCGGATGAAAAGATTTGTGTCATCGGTAACGGGATGGTAATTGACCCGAAAGCATTGGTCGAAGAGCTGGAAGGGCTCAAGGCGCGCGGGATTGAGACAAGCAACCTGCGAATCAGCAACCGCGCTCATGTTATTCTTCCTTATCATATTAAGCAAGATATTGCCGAAGAGGAAAGCAAAGGGGCTAGCAAGATCGGGACGACAAAAAAAGGCATCGGGCCCGCCTATATGGACAAGGCAGCCCGTGTCGGGATCCGTATTTGCGATCTTCTTGAGAAAGACGCGTTTGCCGATAAACTGGCCCGTAACCTGCAGGAGAAGAATCGCCTTCTCGAAAAAATGTATGAAACAGAAGGATTCCGTGTCGAAGATATCCTTGATGAATATTATGACTATGGGCAGCGTTTGGCAGACTATGTGTGTGATACATCGGTCGTTTTGAACGATGCCATCGATCAGGGACGGCGTGTCCTGTTTGAAGGGGCACAAGGTGTTATGCTTGATATTGACCAAGGGACGTATCCGTTTGTCACGTCTTCGAATCCGATTGCCGGAGGGGTGACCATTGGATCCGGTGTAGGCCCTTCAAAAATCCATCACGTTGTCGGGGTGTCAAAAGCTTATACGACGAGGGTTGGTGACGGCCCGTTCCCGACCGAACTCACCGATGAGGTCGGAGATCGTATTCGCGATATCGGCAAGGAATACGGCACGACGACAGGACGCCCTCGCCGCGTCGGCTGGTTTGATTCCGTCGTCGTCCGCCATGCGCGTCGGGTGAGCGGGATCACAGACTTATCCTTAAATTGTCTAGACGTGCTTTCCGGACTTGATACGGTGAAAATTTGTGTGGCTTATGAGTACCGAGGGGAACGAATGGAAGAGTTCCCCGCGAGTCTGAATGTACTCGCCGAGTGTAAACCCATCTACGAAGAAATGCCGGGGTGGAAGGAAGATATTACCGAAGCTCGAAGCCTCGGTGATTTGCCGCCACCGGCTCGTCATTACGCCGAACGCATCGCCCAGCTTACTAACATTCCGTTGTCCGTGTTCTCGGTCGGTCCGGACCGCACACAAACAAATGAAGTGCGTGGCGTTTGGGGATTATAA
- the dnaB gene encoding replicative DNA helicase — protein MSDVLSGERTPPQNIAAEQAVLGAIFLEEESLITATERLRPEDFYRAAHQRIFRVMTDLSEKAEPIDLVTVTSQLQDHEWLEEAGGISYLTDLANAVPTAANVGYYSRIIEEKALLRRLIRAATSIVSEGYTEEQEVDEVLGDAERTIMEVSNRRTSGSFLSIKEVLMETYDNIEMLQSRGDALTGVASGFQELDRMTAGFQNSDLIIVAARPSMGKTAFALNITQNIATKTEENVAIFSLEMGASQLVQRMLCAEGNIDGSRLRTGQLLEEDWEKLAMAMGTLSRAGIYIDDSPGIKVADIRAKCRRLQQEKGLGMVMIDYLQLIQGSGTESRQQEVSEISRNLKALARELNVPVIALSQLSRGVESRQDKRPMMSDLRESGSIEQDADIVAFLYREDYYDQEAENQNIIEIIISKQRNGPVGNVELAFIKEYNKFVNLDRKHDENVAPPGA, from the coding sequence GTGAGTGATGTTTTAAGCGGCGAACGTACGCCGCCACAAAATATAGCAGCAGAACAAGCGGTTTTAGGGGCGATTTTTCTTGAAGAAGAGTCCCTTATCACCGCCACGGAACGGTTACGTCCTGAAGATTTTTACCGAGCCGCCCATCAACGGATTTTTCGAGTGATGACCGATCTTTCGGAAAAGGCGGAACCCATCGATCTTGTTACAGTGACGTCGCAGTTGCAAGATCATGAATGGTTGGAAGAAGCGGGCGGCATTTCCTATCTGACCGACTTAGCCAATGCTGTTCCGACAGCAGCAAATGTCGGGTATTATTCACGAATCATTGAGGAAAAAGCGCTTTTGCGGCGATTGATTCGCGCGGCGACCTCGATTGTTTCCGAAGGATATACGGAAGAGCAAGAAGTAGATGAAGTACTCGGCGATGCGGAACGGACGATCATGGAGGTCTCGAATCGGCGGACTTCCGGGTCTTTTTTATCCATCAAAGAAGTGCTTATGGAGACGTACGACAATATTGAAATGCTGCAAAGCCGTGGCGACGCACTCACGGGAGTTGCGAGTGGGTTTCAGGAACTGGATCGTATGACCGCGGGTTTTCAAAATAGTGATTTAATCATTGTGGCTGCTCGTCCATCCATGGGAAAAACAGCTTTTGCCTTGAACATCACCCAAAACATCGCGACAAAAACAGAGGAAAATGTGGCGATCTTCAGTCTTGAAATGGGTGCATCCCAACTCGTGCAGCGGATGTTATGCGCCGAAGGGAACATCGATGGTTCCCGTCTTCGTACCGGTCAACTGTTGGAGGAAGATTGGGAAAAATTAGCGATGGCAATGGGAACTCTATCGCGAGCCGGCATTTATATTGATGATTCTCCCGGCATTAAAGTTGCGGATATCCGTGCCAAATGCCGGCGTTTGCAACAGGAAAAAGGCCTCGGCATGGTTATGATTGATTACCTGCAACTCATCCAGGGGAGCGGTACCGAGAGCCGTCAACAAGAAGTATCGGAGATTTCGCGAAACCTTAAAGCTCTCGCGCGCGAGCTGAACGTCCCCGTGATTGCTCTCTCGCAACTTTCTCGGGGGGTGGAATCCCGACAGGATAAACGCCCGATGATGTCGGATTTGCGAGAGTCTGGGAGTATCGAGCAGGATGCGGATATTGTTGCTTTCTTATACAGGGAAGATTACTATGATCAAGAAGCTGAGAATCAAAACATCATTGAAATCATTATTTCCAAGCAAAGAAATGGACCGGTCGGAAATGTAGAGCTGGCATTTATCAAGGAATACAATAAATTTGTGAACCTAGATCGCAAGCACGATGAAAACGTAGCACCACCCGGTGCCTAG
- the rplI gene encoding 50S ribosomal protein L9 → MKVIFQKDVKGKGKKGEIKEVSEGYFRNYLSPKQLAVEATKSNMKELEKKKESDERKEQQELEKAKEKKQELEKTTVEISAKAGQGGRLFGAVSTKQITEVLKQQGFEIDKRKIDLKDPIRTLGVTKIGIKIHPQVIATVDIHVTEQN, encoded by the coding sequence ATGAAAGTTATTTTCCAAAAAGATGTGAAGGGCAAAGGTAAAAAAGGGGAAATTAAAGAGGTGTCGGAAGGTTACTTTCGTAACTATCTTTCTCCAAAACAACTTGCTGTAGAAGCGACTAAATCAAATATGAAAGAGCTGGAAAAGAAGAAAGAGAGCGATGAACGAAAAGAACAGCAAGAGCTAGAAAAAGCCAAGGAAAAGAAGCAAGAACTTGAAAAGACAACCGTTGAGATTTCTGCCAAAGCCGGACAAGGAGGCCGGCTCTTCGGTGCCGTCTCTACAAAGCAGATTACGGAAGTCCTCAAGCAACAAGGGTTTGAGATAGATAAACGTAAAATCGACTTGAAAGATCCGATACGAACACTGGGGGTAACAAAAATCGGGATTAAAATTCATCCGCAAGTCATTGCCACGGTTGACATTCATGTTACAGAGCAAAATTAA
- a CDS encoding DHH family phosphoesterase: protein MPNFLKKHWYDYPILLVFIVALVMNITLFFFHWRLAVFGFVVLIGITYLGYHIHKRMESDIKKYISRLSHRVNRAGEAAVTNFPVGILLYDQNETIQWANPYLLSYLPSEYIGKPLTVLSDDLPELIRNKNVEHRLQLNDREHYVYERVEERLLYFFDMTETVKTRDLYNEEQPVIAHILLDNYDDVTQGLEDQVTSRVRGGVLSQINQWANDYSIFLRSVAADRFIAFLNYRTLQEIENNRFQIIDDIREVTMKEKVALTLSIGIGSGERTPRELGALAQSSLDLALGRGGDQVVIKERNGEVRFYGGKSNAVEKRTRVRARVISHALRDFVLESDQVIVMGHKNPDMDAIGAGIGVLKVAEVNEKDASIVVDPNEVSPDVHKLMNEVEQHEYLWSRFLTPSEALEQLTRQTLLVIVDTHKPSLVIEPKLLERVHRVVVLDHHRRGEEFIDDPALVYMEPYASSASELVTELLEYQPNRVSMDALEATAMLAGMMVDTKNFSIRTGSRTFDAASYLKASGADTTAVQLLLKEDLDQYIQRSRLIQRAYIYQAGMTIARSEEDESYYQVLIAQAADTLLTMNGVKGAFVVSKLKDGRISISARSLGDVNVQIIMEQLGGGGHLTNAAVQLEDMSLSEAEDRLKTAINEYLEGGVSG from the coding sequence ATGCCTAATTTTCTAAAGAAGCACTGGTATGATTACCCCATATTGCTCGTTTTTATTGTTGCATTGGTAATGAATATTACGCTTTTCTTTTTTCATTGGCGACTTGCCGTGTTTGGTTTTGTCGTTTTAATCGGGATAACCTACCTTGGGTATCACATACACAAACGAATGGAATCGGATATAAAAAAATATATTTCGAGGTTAAGTCATCGGGTTAATCGTGCCGGAGAGGCTGCAGTCACCAATTTCCCCGTCGGTATATTACTGTATGATCAAAATGAAACGATACAATGGGCAAACCCATATCTGCTGAGCTATTTGCCCTCTGAATATATTGGCAAGCCGCTCACGGTTTTATCTGATGATCTCCCGGAGCTCATTCGAAATAAAAATGTGGAGCACCGGTTGCAATTAAACGATCGGGAACATTATGTGTATGAACGCGTCGAAGAACGTCTATTATATTTTTTTGATATGACAGAAACAGTGAAGACACGTGATTTATATAATGAAGAGCAACCTGTGATCGCCCACATTTTACTGGATAATTATGATGATGTGACACAGGGGTTGGAAGATCAGGTGACGAGCCGTGTAAGAGGAGGCGTGCTTTCTCAGATCAATCAATGGGCAAATGACTATAGCATTTTCCTGCGTAGTGTTGCCGCTGATCGTTTTATTGCTTTCTTAAATTATAGAACCCTTCAAGAGATTGAAAATAATCGTTTTCAAATCATCGATGATATCCGGGAAGTGACCATGAAAGAAAAAGTGGCGCTTACGCTCAGTATAGGGATCGGTAGTGGAGAAAGGACGCCGCGGGAATTGGGAGCGCTCGCCCAATCGAGTTTGGATTTGGCGCTCGGCCGGGGCGGGGACCAAGTGGTGATCAAGGAAAGAAACGGAGAAGTGCGTTTTTACGGTGGAAAAAGCAACGCAGTCGAAAAACGGACGCGCGTACGGGCCCGTGTCATTTCTCATGCGCTGCGGGATTTTGTGCTTGAAAGCGATCAAGTGATTGTCATGGGTCATAAAAATCCTGATATGGACGCAATTGGGGCAGGAATCGGTGTGTTAAAAGTCGCTGAAGTGAATGAAAAGGATGCATCCATCGTGGTGGATCCGAATGAAGTAAGCCCGGATGTTCACAAATTGATGAATGAAGTTGAACAACATGAATACCTTTGGTCGCGCTTTTTAACGCCGAGCGAGGCTTTGGAACAACTGACAAGGCAAACGTTGCTCGTCATTGTAGATACCCATAAGCCGTCGCTTGTCATCGAACCCAAGCTGCTTGAGCGGGTCCACCGGGTCGTCGTTCTCGACCATCATCGGCGCGGGGAGGAATTTATAGACGATCCCGCCCTTGTTTATATGGAGCCGTATGCATCCTCGGCCTCCGAACTTGTCACCGAACTTTTGGAGTATCAACCGAATCGGGTATCCATGGATGCCTTGGAAGCGACCGCCATGCTTGCGGGCATGATGGTGGATACGAAAAATTTCAGCATTCGCACCGGATCACGTACCTTTGATGCCGCTTCCTATCTGAAGGCCAGCGGTGCTGATACAACTGCTGTACAGCTTTTGTTAAAAGAGGATCTGGATCAATATATTCAACGTTCCCGGCTCATTCAGAGGGCTTATATTTACCAGGCCGGAATGACTATCGCTCGCAGTGAGGAAGATGAATCTTATTATCAGGTACTCATTGCACAAGCAGCCGATACGTTGCTAACCATGAACGGTGTTAAGGGTGCTTTTGTCGTTTCAAAACTTAAAGACGGACGTATCAGCATCAGTGCCCGATCGTTGGGAGATGTGAACGTTCAGATCATTATGGAACAATTGGGGGGAGGCGGACATTTAACCAATGCAGCCGTGCAATTGGAAGACATGTCGCTCTCTGAAGCCGAGGACCGTCTGAAAACGGCGATTAATGAATATTTGGAAGGAGGAGTCTCAGGATGA
- a CDS encoding YybS family protein produces MNQSRKITEGAVMVALFAILMAATVYIPVLGILFVWVLPIPLLIYTVRFGPKPGALVLAVSFVATFLIAPAFSIPLVLLFGVGGYVVGVSYHLKRSAFRTLFAGSLSYIFTLVLLFVGSVVILDIHPFEALQSGMEDSVDAAEQMLTSFDQEIDEEQLDLYRESIAQIPQIAPLIMIMTGVGYAFLTQVIAHPFLRRLVGGTYRFPSLREWSLPRVFLWYYLAGIIMRLAVIEDQGTTMHMVVSNIFPLLEFAMIIQGASVMFQFVYMRNITRALPILILFPGLMLPLVQVFVRILGILDIGMDIKSRIKSNK; encoded by the coding sequence ATGAATCAATCAAGAAAAATAACCGAGGGAGCTGTCATGGTTGCCCTCTTTGCAATTTTAATGGCAGCTACCGTCTACATACCGGTTTTAGGTATATTATTTGTATGGGTTCTGCCTATTCCCCTCCTGATATACACGGTCCGATTCGGGCCGAAACCGGGAGCGCTGGTCCTTGCTGTCAGCTTTGTTGCCACCTTTTTAATCGCTCCGGCCTTTTCGATCCCGCTCGTGCTATTATTTGGTGTGGGTGGCTATGTGGTCGGTGTCAGCTATCATTTAAAAAGATCAGCATTTCGGACACTTTTCGCAGGGAGCTTAAGCTATATTTTTACACTGGTTCTTCTCTTTGTCGGATCCGTTGTTATTCTTGATATTCATCCTTTTGAGGCGCTTCAGAGTGGGATGGAGGACTCCGTCGACGCTGCAGAACAAATGTTAACTTCCTTTGATCAGGAAATAGATGAAGAACAGCTGGATTTGTACCGTGAATCCATTGCGCAAATCCCGCAAATTGCACCTTTAATCATGATTATGACGGGTGTTGGCTATGCGTTTTTAACACAAGTCATTGCCCATCCATTTTTGCGAAGGCTTGTCGGAGGAACGTATCGATTTCCGTCCCTCAGAGAGTGGTCATTGCCGAGAGTTTTTCTTTGGTACTATTTGGCAGGCATTATCATGCGGTTGGCAGTAATCGAAGATCAGGGAACGACGATGCATATGGTTGTTTCCAATATCTTCCCTTTGCTTGAATTTGCCATGATTATACAGGGAGCATCGGTTATGTTCCAATTTGTGTACATGCGGAATATAACAAGAGCACTCCCGATCTTAATCCTTTTTCCGGGGTTGATGCTTCCGCTCGTCCAAGTGTTTGTGCGAATTCTGGGGATTTTGGATATCGGAATGGATATAAAAAGCCGGATTAAGTCTAATAAATAG
- the rpsR gene encoding 30S ribosomal protein S18: MARRRGKRRKVCYFTVNKIKTIDYKDVDLLRKFISDKGKILPRRVTGTSAKYQRKLTTAIKRSRQAALLPYAKED; encoded by the coding sequence ATGGCACGTCGCAGAGGCAAGCGCAGAAAGGTATGTTATTTTACCGTTAACAAAATCAAGACCATTGATTATAAAGATGTTGACCTTCTCCGCAAGTTCATCTCGGACAAAGGAAAGATCTTACCAAGGCGGGTAACAGGGACATCTGCAAAATATCAACGTAAATTGACGACCGCGATTAAACGTTCACGTCAAGCCGCGTTACTCCCATATGCAAAAGAAGATTAA
- the ssb gene encoding single-stranded DNA-binding protein, which produces MINRVVLVGRLTRDPELRYTPNGVAVANFGIAVNRPFTNQHGEREADFLNCVVWRKQAENVANYLKKGSLAGVDGRVQSRSYENREGRRVNVVEIQAESVQFLEPRSVTANRSGDDQGVGAASGSSNYEGNVGFGQESQRHAADLNDDPISNDGKPIDISDDDLPF; this is translated from the coding sequence ATGATTAATCGCGTCGTGCTCGTTGGACGTCTCACTCGGGATCCTGAATTGCGGTACACCCCGAACGGGGTGGCGGTAGCTAACTTCGGCATCGCCGTCAATCGTCCATTTACGAACCAGCATGGGGAACGGGAAGCAGATTTTTTGAACTGCGTGGTTTGGAGGAAACAAGCGGAAAACGTTGCCAATTACTTGAAAAAAGGAAGTTTGGCAGGGGTTGATGGCCGCGTTCAAAGCCGTAGTTATGAAAATCGGGAAGGACGGCGCGTAAATGTCGTTGAAATACAAGCGGAAAGCGTCCAATTTTTGGAACCTCGAAGTGTTACCGCGAACCGGAGCGGGGATGACCAAGGAGTGGGAGCTGCTTCCGGATCGTCCAATTACGAAGGCAACGTTGGATTTGGACAAGAGTCTCAACGTCACGCGGCTGATTTGAATGACGACCCTATCTCCAATGATGGAAAGCCGATCGATATTTCCGACGACGATTTACCATTCTAA
- the rpsF gene encoding 30S ribosomal protein S6, translating into MRNYEILYILRPTLEEDAVKTIIERLNQILSDNGAEVTEVDEKGRRRLAYEIQDFREGYYVILKVQATPDAVNEFDRRIKLTDEVIRTLVVRDDE; encoded by the coding sequence ATGCGTAACTACGAGATTCTGTATATTTTAAGGCCGACGTTGGAAGAGGATGCAGTCAAAACGATTATTGAACGTTTGAATCAAATCCTTTCCGATAATGGTGCAGAGGTAACGGAAGTTGATGAAAAAGGGAGACGCCGTCTCGCTTATGAAATTCAGGATTTCCGTGAAGGGTACTATGTCATCCTCAAAGTGCAGGCAACGCCTGATGCTGTCAATGAGTTTGACCGTCGTATAAAACTTACCGATGAAGTTATTCGAACACTCGTTGTTCGAGATGATGAATAA
- a CDS encoding DNA-binding protein has protein sequence MMLPNAITLIVYGIVVGTVFATKDQENKSFVSLGGVTVGLFITIFVGLIAWVVSLNTYESTRETINYEITEEPLQAFSEEDTPVQVSPDSARHLMERSMSNVPNAQFYDLGVIQAQEIEGEPIYVSPIEYNNFWRWLRGTEIPGYFLLSATNPSDQPEFVEHEMNYTRGSYMGDYVTRAIYEESPNFFHHGNPTMEVDEDGKAWYVQTLYERRGFSFQTDFDSLQVAVVDTETGEVSLYETDDAPDFISGTISPRFASEANNVFGQYVHGWLNTMFGQEDVRMPNDNGTEAEVTPIFDEDGNMFYFTDMTSPQENIESALGVTLMNARTGELTYYDGSEYSGIMDSQAASGVVNRTFPEREWRGSMPVLYNISGEPTWVVSVLDPAGLFRQYAYIKADDPDTVAFGETSQEALDAYVTELATSGDEVETSESALDEVSGTIDRVGTVITDDSTVVQFRLEGDDTSYLVSTGTFREAALLESGDEIEFLASIDDATGTVEEMQVYPWNEENEEG, from the coding sequence ATGATGTTACCAAATGCGATAACTCTTATTGTTTACGGCATTGTGGTAGGGACTGTATTTGCCACTAAAGATCAAGAAAATAAGTCGTTCGTGTCCCTGGGTGGAGTTACAGTAGGCCTATTCATAACTATATTCGTTGGTTTAATAGCCTGGGTGGTTTCATTAAATACATATGAAAGCACACGGGAAACGATTAATTATGAAATCACGGAAGAACCATTGCAAGCCTTCTCAGAAGAGGACACACCTGTACAAGTATCACCAGATAGTGCTCGTCATTTAATGGAACGCTCCATGTCCAATGTTCCAAATGCACAATTCTATGATCTTGGAGTGATTCAAGCACAAGAAATTGAAGGAGAACCTATTTATGTGTCTCCAATTGAATATAATAATTTCTGGCGTTGGCTTAGAGGGACAGAAATTCCCGGGTATTTCCTGCTGTCAGCTACAAATCCAAGTGATCAACCAGAGTTTGTAGAGCATGAAATGAATTACACTAGAGGAAGTTACATGGGAGACTACGTGACTCGCGCTATTTACGAAGAGAGCCCCAACTTTTTCCATCACGGAAACCCCACAATGGAAGTGGATGAAGATGGTAAAGCATGGTATGTGCAGACGTTATATGAGCGTCGAGGATTTAGCTTCCAAACAGACTTTGATTCTCTTCAAGTAGCAGTTGTTGATACAGAAACGGGAGAAGTATCATTGTATGAAACAGATGATGCCCCTGACTTTATCAGTGGAACAATCAGCCCACGCTTTGCGTCTGAAGCAAACAATGTGTTCGGTCAGTATGTCCATGGTTGGTTGAATACCATGTTCGGGCAGGAAGATGTAAGGATGCCGAATGATAACGGGACAGAAGCAGAGGTAACGCCTATCTTTGATGAAGACGGGAATATGTTCTATTTTACAGACATGACCAGTCCACAAGAAAATATTGAATCAGCGTTGGGTGTTACCTTAATGAATGCCCGTACTGGGGAATTAACGTACTATGATGGATCAGAGTATAGCGGGATTATGGACAGTCAAGCTGCTTCTGGTGTTGTAAACCGAACATTTCCTGAGAGGGAGTGGAGAGGTAGTATGCCTGTACTCTATAACATTTCCGGGGAACCAACATGGGTAGTAAGTGTTCTGGACCCGGCCGGGCTGTTCAGACAGTATGCGTATATCAAAGCCGATGATCCGGATACGGTAGCCTTTGGAGAAACGTCACAAGAAGCTTTAGATGCTTATGTAACAGAATTAGCTACGAGTGGGGACGAAGTAGAGACGAGTGAGTCAGCTTTAGATGAAGTTTCAGGTACGATTGATCGAGTAGGAACAGTAATCACAGATGATAGTACAGTTGTACAGTTTCGGTTAGAAGGTGACGATACATCTTACCTTGTAAGTACTGGTACATTCCGGGAAGCAGCGTTACTGGAGTCAGGAGACGAGATCGAGTTTTTAGCGAGTATAGATGATGCAACAGGAACAGTAGAGGAAATGCAAGTTTATCCTTGGAATGAGGAAAATGAAGAAGGCTAA
- a CDS encoding ParM/StbA family protein, whose product MLMAADIGNSETKMYIEDRFLTQPSVVKRVNRVPETADTNLAQSVARIEEDLLIHVTSDAIKKNGTYFVGNRASKINDMVENINIKLGNKYRHDIPVLISLGMIAGNEVKTYYESNEELPKVLEVEGNLSTAIPASEHTNERAEHLQRRLEGRTHTVILYVADQMVTVMVTFNEVNVTTEGVPALYALLTSKDDILKHYYEQYDSKMKPKDMANQHILHADIGDGTTEYIYTEEKNAVLDLCDGARHGVGHATQEAIKLLKNEVGGHLSLNRQQFMNIYQDDTNNLHEIAVQSLDEARYLQAQLILEDIQERAMNTAGRVDNIMVYGGGSIQFYDDLFEDLLDYAEEAKIELIWIPEAYAVNMNINGLKVLNEKLLYSN is encoded by the coding sequence ATGTTAATGGCTGCGGATATCGGAAATTCAGAGACGAAAATGTACATCGAGGATCGTTTTTTAACGCAACCATCTGTGGTAAAGAGAGTGAATCGAGTGCCGGAAACAGCTGATACGAATCTTGCACAAAGTGTTGCGCGCATCGAAGAAGATTTGCTTATTCATGTGACGAGCGATGCGATTAAAAAGAACGGCACGTATTTTGTCGGAAATCGCGCGAGTAAAATCAATGATATGGTAGAAAATATTAATATTAAACTTGGAAACAAATATCGGCACGATATTCCCGTGCTCATTTCTCTCGGCATGATTGCCGGTAATGAAGTCAAAACCTATTATGAGTCGAATGAAGAGCTACCGAAAGTTTTAGAAGTTGAAGGGAATCTGTCCACAGCTATCCCCGCGTCGGAACATACCAACGAACGAGCCGAACATTTGCAGAGGCGGCTGGAAGGACGAACGCATACGGTCATTCTCTATGTAGCGGACCAAATGGTTACGGTTATGGTTACGTTTAATGAAGTAAACGTCACTACCGAAGGGGTGCCCGCGCTTTACGCCTTACTAACGTCGAAAGATGACATTTTGAAGCATTATTATGAGCAATATGATTCCAAGATGAAACCGAAGGACATGGCCAATCAGCATATTTTACATGCAGATATCGGAGACGGCACGACCGAGTATATTTATACGGAAGAAAAAAATGCAGTCCTTGATCTTTGTGACGGGGCAAGACATGGCGTCGGCCATGCAACGCAAGAAGCTATAAAACTATTGAAAAACGAGGTAGGGGGCCATCTTTCCCTTAATCGCCAACAATTTATGAATATCTATCAAGATGATACGAATAATTTACATGAAATAGCCGTGCAAAGCCTGGACGAAGCAAGGTACTTGCAAGCGCAACTTATTTTGGAAGATATACAAGAACGGGCGATGAATACCGCGGGACGAGTGGATAACATCATGGTCTACGGTGGAGGGAGCATTCAATTTTACGATGATCTTTTTGAAGATCTTTTGGATTATGCCGAAGAGGCAAAGATCGAGCTCATTTGGATTCCGGAAGCTTACGCGGTGAACATGAATATTAATGGATTAAAAGTCTTGAATGAAAAACTTCTTTATTCCAATTAG
- a CDS encoding nuclease-related domain-containing protein — MNANPRIFPMKIRKLDALQGRVHPSHKTLPAIEAEVGIARAGWQGEISMDYYYRQLDLPLRYFFLHQLRLQQNTDFFQMNTLLLTQYFLLLLEIKNYAGHLLFDHAHQQIIRTRDEKQDVFPDPALQVQQQAASLRSWLQERYTSVPPIYHYVVMTHPRALISTTAYHPLHQYIIRPDALCGIVQDLLKKESSLHLTPYKVAPTL; from the coding sequence TTGAACGCTAATCCTCGCATTTTCCCCATGAAAATCCGTAAATTAGATGCTTTGCAAGGTCGGGTTCATCCCTCGCATAAGACGCTCCCGGCGATCGAAGCTGAAGTTGGTATTGCCCGTGCCGGTTGGCAGGGTGAGATATCAATGGATTATTATTACCGTCAACTTGACTTGCCCCTCCGCTACTTCTTTCTCCACCAACTGCGTCTCCAGCAGAATACTGATTTTTTTCAGATGAATACTTTACTTCTCACTCAGTATTTTCTTCTATTATTGGAAATAAAAAACTATGCAGGGCATCTACTTTTCGATCATGCCCATCAGCAAATTATCCGAACGCGGGACGAGAAGCAGGATGTTTTTCCTGATCCAGCTCTCCAGGTTCAGCAACAAGCGGCATCGCTTCGTTCGTGGCTCCAAGAACGTTATACTTCGGTCCCCCCAATCTATCATTATGTCGTGATGACGCATCCGAGAGCGTTAATTTCGACAACTGCGTACCATCCGCTACATCAGTACATCATCCGTCCCGACGCATTATGTGGTATCGTTCAAGATCTTTTGAAAAAAGAAAGCAGTCTACACCTTACCCCTTATAAGGTTGCTCCAACTTTATAG